From the Tachyglossus aculeatus isolate mTacAcu1 chromosome 21, mTacAcu1.pri, whole genome shotgun sequence genome, one window contains:
- the LUC7L gene encoding putative RNA-binding protein Luc7-like 1 isoform X3, producing MQMGDETRQRVKFTDDRVCKSHLLDCCPHDILAGTRMDLGECTKIHDLALRADYEIASKERDLFFELDAMDHLESFIAECDRRTELAKKRLAETQEEISAEVSAKAEKVHELNEEIGKLLAKAEQLGAEGNVDESQKVLMEVEKVRAKKKEAEEEYRNSMPASSFQQQKLRVCEVCSAYLGLHDNDRRLADHFGGKLHLGFIQIREKLDQLRKTVAEKQEKRNQDRLRRREEREREERLGRRSGSRTRDRRRSRSRDRRRRRSRSASRERRKSRSRSRERHRRHRTRSRSPSRGHRRGSRDRSSKHKSPRDRSTREKSRDGERKERSLEKRHEGTNDKPRPRRSEEGEAGEI from the exons ATGCAGATGG GAGACGAAACCAGGCAGCGGGTCAAGTTCACCGACGATCGAGTGTGCAAGAGTCACCTCCTGGACTGCTGTCCTCACGACATCCTGGCCGGAACG cgcatggacctgggagagTGCACCAAAATCCATGACTTGGCTCTCCGGGCGGATTATGAGATCGCGAGTAAAGAGAGAGACCTCTTCTTCGAGCTGGAT GCGATGGATCATCTGGAGTCTTTCATTGCCGAGTGCGACCGGAGGACGGAGCTGGCCAAGAAAAGGCTGGCTGAGACCCAGGAGGAGATCAGCGCTGAAGTGTCTGCCAAG GCGGAGAAAGTGCACGAGCTGAACGAGGAAATCGGGAAGCTGCTGGCCAAGGCTGAGCAGCTGGGCGCCGAGGGCAACGTGGACGAGTCCCAGAAGGTCCTCATGGAGGTGGAGAAGGTCCGGGCCAAGAAAAAAGAGGCCGAG GAAGAATATCGAAATTCCATGCCCGCCTCCAGCTTCCAGCAGCAGAAATTGCGGGTCTGTGAAGTGTGTTCGGCGTACCTGGGTCTCCATGACAACGATCGCCGACTGGCCGACCACTTCGGAGGCAAATTACACTTGGGCTTCATCCAGATCCGGGAGAAGCTGGACCAGTTGCGG AAAACCGTGGcggagaaacaggagaaaagaAACCAGGATCGCCTGAGACGGCGAGAAGAGCGCGAGCGCGAGGAAAGGCTGGGCAGGAG GTCCGGATCCAGAACCAGGGACCGCAGAAG GTCGCGATCTCGGGACAGGCGGCGGAGGCGGTCGAGGTCGGCCTCCCGCGAGCGGCGGaagtcccgctcccgctcccgcgaGCGCCACAGGCGCCACCGGACCCGCTCCCGCAGTCCCAGCCGGGGCCACCGCCGGGGCTCCAGAGACCGCAGTTCGAAACACAA GTCACCCAGAGATCGGTCTACAAGAGAAAAgtcccgggacggagagaggaaggagaggagtttgGAGAAGCGGCACGAGGGCACCAATGACAAACCACGGCCCAGGCGGTcggaggaaggggaagcaggcGAGATCTGA
- the LUC7L gene encoding putative RNA-binding protein Luc7-like 1 isoform X1 gives MSAQAQMRALLDQLMGTARDGDETRQRVKFTDDRVCKSHLLDCCPHDILAGTRMDLGECTKIHDLALRADYEIASKERDLFFELDAMDHLESFIAECDRRTELAKKRLAETQEEISAEVSAKAEKVHELNEEIGKLLAKAEQLGAEGNVDESQKVLMEVEKVRAKKKEAEEEYRNSMPASSFQQQKLRVCEVCSAYLGLHDNDRRLADHFGGKLHLGFIQIREKLDQLRKTVAEKQEKRNQDRLRRREEREREERLGRRSGSRTRDRRRSRSRDRRRRRSRSASRERRKSRSRSRERHRRHRTRSRSPSRGHRRGSRDRSSKHKSPRDRSTREKSRDGERKERSLEKRHEGTNDKPRPRRSEEGEAGEI, from the exons GAGACGAAACCAGGCAGCGGGTCAAGTTCACCGACGATCGAGTGTGCAAGAGTCACCTCCTGGACTGCTGTCCTCACGACATCCTGGCCGGAACG cgcatggacctgggagagTGCACCAAAATCCATGACTTGGCTCTCCGGGCGGATTATGAGATCGCGAGTAAAGAGAGAGACCTCTTCTTCGAGCTGGAT GCGATGGATCATCTGGAGTCTTTCATTGCCGAGTGCGACCGGAGGACGGAGCTGGCCAAGAAAAGGCTGGCTGAGACCCAGGAGGAGATCAGCGCTGAAGTGTCTGCCAAG GCGGAGAAAGTGCACGAGCTGAACGAGGAAATCGGGAAGCTGCTGGCCAAGGCTGAGCAGCTGGGCGCCGAGGGCAACGTGGACGAGTCCCAGAAGGTCCTCATGGAGGTGGAGAAGGTCCGGGCCAAGAAAAAAGAGGCCGAG GAAGAATATCGAAATTCCATGCCCGCCTCCAGCTTCCAGCAGCAGAAATTGCGGGTCTGTGAAGTGTGTTCGGCGTACCTGGGTCTCCATGACAACGATCGCCGACTGGCCGACCACTTCGGAGGCAAATTACACTTGGGCTTCATCCAGATCCGGGAGAAGCTGGACCAGTTGCGG AAAACCGTGGcggagaaacaggagaaaagaAACCAGGATCGCCTGAGACGGCGAGAAGAGCGCGAGCGCGAGGAAAGGCTGGGCAGGAG GTCCGGATCCAGAACCAGGGACCGCAGAAG GTCGCGATCTCGGGACAGGCGGCGGAGGCGGTCGAGGTCGGCCTCCCGCGAGCGGCGGaagtcccgctcccgctcccgcgaGCGCCACAGGCGCCACCGGACCCGCTCCCGCAGTCCCAGCCGGGGCCACCGCCGGGGCTCCAGAGACCGCAGTTCGAAACACAA GTCACCCAGAGATCGGTCTACAAGAGAAAAgtcccgggacggagagaggaaggagaggagtttgGAGAAGCGGCACGAGGGCACCAATGACAAACCACGGCCCAGGCGGTcggaggaaggggaagcaggcGAGATCTGA
- the LUC7L gene encoding putative RNA-binding protein Luc7-like 1 isoform X5 — MDLGECTKIHDLALRADYEIASKERDLFFELDAMDHLESFIAECDRRTELAKKRLAETQEEISAEVSAKAEKVHELNEEIGKLLAKAEQLGAEGNVDESQKVLMEVEKVRAKKKEAEEEYRNSMPASSFQQQKLRVCEVCSAYLGLHDNDRRLADHFGGKLHLGFIQIREKLDQLRKTVAEKQEKRNQDRLRRREEREREERLGRRSGSRTRDRRRSRSRDRRRRRSRSASRERRKSRSRSRERHRRHRTRSRSPSRGHRRGSRDRSSKHKSPRDRSTREKSRDGERKERSLEKRHEGTNDKPRPRRSEEGEAGEI; from the exons atggacctgggagagTGCACCAAAATCCATGACTTGGCTCTCCGGGCGGATTATGAGATCGCGAGTAAAGAGAGAGACCTCTTCTTCGAGCTGGAT GCGATGGATCATCTGGAGTCTTTCATTGCCGAGTGCGACCGGAGGACGGAGCTGGCCAAGAAAAGGCTGGCTGAGACCCAGGAGGAGATCAGCGCTGAAGTGTCTGCCAAG GCGGAGAAAGTGCACGAGCTGAACGAGGAAATCGGGAAGCTGCTGGCCAAGGCTGAGCAGCTGGGCGCCGAGGGCAACGTGGACGAGTCCCAGAAGGTCCTCATGGAGGTGGAGAAGGTCCGGGCCAAGAAAAAAGAGGCCGAG GAAGAATATCGAAATTCCATGCCCGCCTCCAGCTTCCAGCAGCAGAAATTGCGGGTCTGTGAAGTGTGTTCGGCGTACCTGGGTCTCCATGACAACGATCGCCGACTGGCCGACCACTTCGGAGGCAAATTACACTTGGGCTTCATCCAGATCCGGGAGAAGCTGGACCAGTTGCGG AAAACCGTGGcggagaaacaggagaaaagaAACCAGGATCGCCTGAGACGGCGAGAAGAGCGCGAGCGCGAGGAAAGGCTGGGCAGGAG GTCCGGATCCAGAACCAGGGACCGCAGAAG GTCGCGATCTCGGGACAGGCGGCGGAGGCGGTCGAGGTCGGCCTCCCGCGAGCGGCGGaagtcccgctcccgctcccgcgaGCGCCACAGGCGCCACCGGACCCGCTCCCGCAGTCCCAGCCGGGGCCACCGCCGGGGCTCCAGAGACCGCAGTTCGAAACACAA GTCACCCAGAGATCGGTCTACAAGAGAAAAgtcccgggacggagagaggaaggagaggagtttgGAGAAGCGGCACGAGGGCACCAATGACAAACCACGGCCCAGGCGGTcggaggaaggggaagcaggcGAGATCTGA
- the LUC7L gene encoding putative RNA-binding protein Luc7-like 1 isoform X2 produces MSAQAQMRALLDQLMGTARDGDETRQRVKFTDDRVCKSHLLDCCPHDILAGTRMDLGECTKIHDLALRADYEIASKERDLFFELDAMDHLESFIAECDRRTELAKKRLAETQEEISAEVSAKAEKVHELNEEIGKLLAKAEQLGAEGNVDESQKVLMEVEKVRAKKKEAEEEYRNSMPASSFQQQKLRVCEVCSAYLGLHDNDRRLADHFGGKLHLGFIQIREKLDQLRKTVAEKQEKRNQDRLRRREEREREERLGRRSRSRDRRRRRSRSASRERRKSRSRSRERHRRHRTRSRSPSRGHRRGSRDRSSKHKSPRDRSTREKSRDGERKERSLEKRHEGTNDKPRPRRSEEGEAGEI; encoded by the exons GAGACGAAACCAGGCAGCGGGTCAAGTTCACCGACGATCGAGTGTGCAAGAGTCACCTCCTGGACTGCTGTCCTCACGACATCCTGGCCGGAACG cgcatggacctgggagagTGCACCAAAATCCATGACTTGGCTCTCCGGGCGGATTATGAGATCGCGAGTAAAGAGAGAGACCTCTTCTTCGAGCTGGAT GCGATGGATCATCTGGAGTCTTTCATTGCCGAGTGCGACCGGAGGACGGAGCTGGCCAAGAAAAGGCTGGCTGAGACCCAGGAGGAGATCAGCGCTGAAGTGTCTGCCAAG GCGGAGAAAGTGCACGAGCTGAACGAGGAAATCGGGAAGCTGCTGGCCAAGGCTGAGCAGCTGGGCGCCGAGGGCAACGTGGACGAGTCCCAGAAGGTCCTCATGGAGGTGGAGAAGGTCCGGGCCAAGAAAAAAGAGGCCGAG GAAGAATATCGAAATTCCATGCCCGCCTCCAGCTTCCAGCAGCAGAAATTGCGGGTCTGTGAAGTGTGTTCGGCGTACCTGGGTCTCCATGACAACGATCGCCGACTGGCCGACCACTTCGGAGGCAAATTACACTTGGGCTTCATCCAGATCCGGGAGAAGCTGGACCAGTTGCGG AAAACCGTGGcggagaaacaggagaaaagaAACCAGGATCGCCTGAGACGGCGAGAAGAGCGCGAGCGCGAGGAAAGGCTGGGCAGGAG GTCGCGATCTCGGGACAGGCGGCGGAGGCGGTCGAGGTCGGCCTCCCGCGAGCGGCGGaagtcccgctcccgctcccgcgaGCGCCACAGGCGCCACCGGACCCGCTCCCGCAGTCCCAGCCGGGGCCACCGCCGGGGCTCCAGAGACCGCAGTTCGAAACACAA GTCACCCAGAGATCGGTCTACAAGAGAAAAgtcccgggacggagagaggaaggagaggagtttgGAGAAGCGGCACGAGGGCACCAATGACAAACCACGGCCCAGGCGGTcggaggaaggggaagcaggcGAGATCTGA
- the LUC7L gene encoding putative RNA-binding protein Luc7-like 1 isoform X4, with product MSAQAQMRALLDQLMGTARDGDETRQRVKFTDDRVCKSHLLDCCPHDILAGTRMDLGECTKIHDLALRADYEIASKERDLFFELDAMDHLESFIAECDRRTELAKKRLAETQEEISAEVSAKAEKVHELNEEIGKLLAKAEQLGAEGNVDESQKVLMEVEKVRAKKKEAEEEYRNSMPASSFQQQKLRVCEVCSAYLGLHDNDRRLADHFGGKLHLGFIQIREKLDQLRKTVAEKQEKRNQDRLRRREEREREERLGRRSGSRTRDRRRSRSRDRRRRRSRSASRERRKSRSRSRERHRRHRTRSRSPSRGHRRGSRDRSSKHK from the exons GAGACGAAACCAGGCAGCGGGTCAAGTTCACCGACGATCGAGTGTGCAAGAGTCACCTCCTGGACTGCTGTCCTCACGACATCCTGGCCGGAACG cgcatggacctgggagagTGCACCAAAATCCATGACTTGGCTCTCCGGGCGGATTATGAGATCGCGAGTAAAGAGAGAGACCTCTTCTTCGAGCTGGAT GCGATGGATCATCTGGAGTCTTTCATTGCCGAGTGCGACCGGAGGACGGAGCTGGCCAAGAAAAGGCTGGCTGAGACCCAGGAGGAGATCAGCGCTGAAGTGTCTGCCAAG GCGGAGAAAGTGCACGAGCTGAACGAGGAAATCGGGAAGCTGCTGGCCAAGGCTGAGCAGCTGGGCGCCGAGGGCAACGTGGACGAGTCCCAGAAGGTCCTCATGGAGGTGGAGAAGGTCCGGGCCAAGAAAAAAGAGGCCGAG GAAGAATATCGAAATTCCATGCCCGCCTCCAGCTTCCAGCAGCAGAAATTGCGGGTCTGTGAAGTGTGTTCGGCGTACCTGGGTCTCCATGACAACGATCGCCGACTGGCCGACCACTTCGGAGGCAAATTACACTTGGGCTTCATCCAGATCCGGGAGAAGCTGGACCAGTTGCGG AAAACCGTGGcggagaaacaggagaaaagaAACCAGGATCGCCTGAGACGGCGAGAAGAGCGCGAGCGCGAGGAAAGGCTGGGCAGGAG GTCCGGATCCAGAACCAGGGACCGCAGAAG GTCGCGATCTCGGGACAGGCGGCGGAGGCGGTCGAGGTCGGCCTCCCGCGAGCGGCGGaagtcccgctcccgctcccgcgaGCGCCACAGGCGCCACCGGACCCGCTCCCGCAGTCCCAGCCGGGGCCACCGCCGGGGCTCCAGAGACCGCAGTTCGAAACACAAGTAA